The window CCAGCGGGGGGAAATAATCCACCAGATGTGCGAGAAAAATCCGATCCCGATCCCGGAAAGCCTGACGGAGGAATATCTCGACGCGATGGTGAAGGATTACCAGCAGCAGTTCCCGGGGGCGAAGGAAGAGGAGATTCGGAAGAACTACCGGGAGAACGCGATAAATTCGATTCGGTGGAACCTGTTGTACCACAAGCTGGCGGAGCAAGAAAAGATTGAAGTTTCCCCGGCGGATACCGAAAACTGGATTAACGGGTTTGCGAAAGCCAACAATGTGACCCCGGAGCAGGCCAAACAGGCGCTGTCGAAATCGGGGCGGGCGAACACTATCCGGGACTCGCTTCTGGAACAGAAGGTACTGGATTTTCTGTTTGAAAAAGCCCGGGTGGTGGAAACCGCGTAGGCCGCCGGCAGTTGAATAACAAAGGATGGTTCTTGCACATAAGAAGGGAGTTATGGACGACAAACACATCACCAGCTATCTGATCCCGATGGTGGTCGAGCAGACCGGTCGGGGCGAGCGCGCGTACGACATCTATTCCCGACTGCTCAAAGACCGGATCATATTCATAGGGACGCCGATCGACGACAACGTTGCGAATCTGGTGATCGCGCAGTTGTTGTTTCTGGCGGCGGAGGATCCGGACAAGGATATTTCGTTGTATATCAATTCGCCGGGCGGGTCGGTGTCGGCCGGGCTGGCGATGTACGATACGATCCAGTTCATCAAGCCGGACGTAGCGACGATCTGCATGGGGCTGGCGGCCTCGATGGGCGCGTTTCTGCTGGCGTGCGGAACGCAGGGGAAGCGGTCGGCGCTGCCGAACAGCCGGATCATGATCCACCAGCCGCTGGCGGGCACGCAGGGGCAGATCTCGGATATCGTCATCATGACCGAGGAGTTCACGCGGACGAAGAAGCGGCTCAACGAGCTTCTGGTGCATCACACCGGGCAGCCGATGGAGCGGATCGAGAAGGATACCGACCGGAATTATTTCATGTCGGCGAACGATGCGAAGGAGTACGGGATAATCGACAAGGTGTACGAGTTCCCGTCAACCAAGAAGACGAAAGAGTAGTCGCGCGAGGATCGGACGCGACCGTCTCGTAAGGATAGGATTCTTATGGCACACGAAACAGGCCCGCCGGAACTGACGCATCGCTGTTCGTTCTGCGGCAAGCCGTACACGCAGGTCAAGCGGCTGTTTTCGGGGCACAACTCGTACATCTGCAACGAGTGCGTGTCTCTGTGTTCGGATTTGCTGACGGCGGCGCCGGACGGCGATGCGGCCGAGGAGATTACCAATCTTCCACGGCCGGCGGATATCAAGAATTTTCTCGACCAGTACGTGATCGGGCAGGAGACCGCCAAGAAGACGGTGTCGGTGGCGGTCTACAACCATTACAAGCGGATCAACTCCTATGCGCGCCGGCTGGCCGAGGGCAACGGCAAAAACAGTTCGAACGATGTCGAGCTGGAGAAGTCGAACATTTTGCTGCTCGGTCCGACCGGGACGGGCAAGACGTTGATCGCGCGGTCGCTGGCGAAGTTTCTGAAGGTGCCGTTCACGATCGCCGACGCGACCGTGCTGACCGAGGCGGGGTATGTGGGCGAGGATGTGGAGAACAT of the Candidatus Zixiibacteriota bacterium genome contains:
- the clpP gene encoding ATP-dependent Clp endopeptidase proteolytic subunit ClpP; this encodes MDDKHITSYLIPMVVEQTGRGERAYDIYSRLLKDRIIFIGTPIDDNVANLVIAQLLFLAAEDPDKDISLYINSPGGSVSAGLAMYDTIQFIKPDVATICMGLAASMGAFLLACGTQGKRSALPNSRIMIHQPLAGTQGQISDIVIMTEEFTRTKKRLNELLVHHTGQPMERIEKDTDRNYFMSANDAKEYGIIDKVYEFPSTKKTKE